TTATTCTGGTATGTGGAGAAATTGCAAATTGAACTCTGTTTCATTTTTTGGTTCAGTGGAACATCTTTTTTGATCTTGACATCGGTATCCTTTTTTCAGATTCTGGTGCTTTGCATGGTAGACCTGCatacaagaaggaaaatggaacCAATAATTACGCAAGCCCTTCATTTGTGGCATCTGCAGTGGCAGGAAATAATACGAGTCAGCAACCTTCGGCCCACAGGCTAGTCTCAAATTTGTTGCTCCGCTTTGTTGTTGTATTCAGCTAAATACTATAAGGTTATTGGTCTTCAAATTGTATCATGCTTGGTTATCCTGCAATTAAAATGGTGCACTGTACAAGTAGCTCTGAAACAGGTTGTGGAAGCCTATGAGTATGATATACAAATGTGCTTGTTAAGAAAGGGTATCTAGCTAGTATTGACTCTTGTTAGTTTTGGAGTAAATCAAACCTACTAGTAAACAGTTGATGAATTAGAAACGCTTGTAGATCATGGCTAAGTTGCATTGGTCTTATTGTCATGTGATGTATCATAAttcagcttcttcttttttttcataagtaaGCAAATGTATTAGAAAGAAGGCATTAAGGAAATGCCGCCCCTATACAAGTATCATAATTCAGCTTTTAATCTAAAGCATGCCATCTCTATGTAATATATAAGGTGTAAACTGTGTGATAGTTTTTGGGTTGATGGTTTCTGTTTGAAGTAACAATCTCTGTTAGGATAGTCCCTTATGGGACACCCAACAGCTTAGTTTGCAATCCCCAATAAAGAGACCGAGTTTGCAAGTCCCATTGACTTATCTTCAAAAGATATTTTGACAAGGATATTCAGCGCTAATATCTGTGGCTATTGCTTAAATAATTTTATCTACCTCCTTGGCTTTGCATATGAAGACTTTCCTTTGAGGCTATTCTAACGATTGTTTGCAACACCAGGCTTCCATTAataactttgttttttggattgtGAAGGATAACGGACTTACAGTAATAGGTTGTGTCAAATATTGTAAAACACATGCTACAATCAAGGAGAATTGTTCAAGTAGATCAGCTCTTGCACTAGTTGTTCTTAGTTCCTGTTTGACATACATAAGGTAGTATGCTGTATCATATAGCCTTGGTTAGTTGGCTACTTGGTTCTGTTACTCTGGCATGATGGCATGCATGGCTGCATCATACAGGGTATAACTTGTTACCTGGTTCTATCTGcaatttttgcaatttcttctcTAATTGCCCTAACGTTGGCTGCACATGGCAGATGTTCCACTGGCGCATCTCATCCCATGACATGCCTAAAAGCTATGACAACATAAATGAATGTATTTTGGTAATATGGTAAAAAGGAAGCTACCGTTTGAATAAATGTTTTCTTAATCATCCTTCTTATTCTGATACCAATGGTCTAAGAATTTGAGCCTGCCAAAGTTTTCCTTAGTGTAATGTTTTAATGGAACAAGAGGACCAGCagaagtaagaggggtagtacTTAGTGGGACTGTTATCGTACTAAAGGATAGTTTTGACATATTCTTTCATCCAATTGTTGTAAATGCATTTCTCATGCAGGAGCCCCAAAGTGAAAAAGTGATAAAATAAGCGCTGCCTATGCATTTATAGAATTGATTGGTTTAATGTGAACTTTTTACATGTTATAGAAGATATACAGAAGAATTCAGAGTTTCCAACAGATTGCTTGTCGTTTCTTTTCTAAATAAGCATGTTTTCAGCAGATTAGTATCATATGATTACATTCTTTGTGAAGGAGTTGCATGCACTAttatattaaaaattttaagCCTTTTACCTGAAGTATGGGGTTTAATCTATTTGCCAATCTTCTGACTGCAATGCTTATTCAGTTCTTTGCACTTGTGGTTCTCTTGCAGCAATATTGTAACAACAGAGTATAAAGCATCAACCGTTGGCACAAGTGATGGTATGTCATCCTTGCTGTCTTCGGGTTATCAACCTTCCTGGTCAGGAGTCCCTGGTCAAGTATCCATGGCTGATATTGTGAAGATGGGTAGGCCACATGGCAAGGCTTCCGGCACAACTAACACTTCTCATTATGGGGTCAATGAACCTCACTCCAATGGCTCTCGTTGCAATTTGCGTTCCTCGGAGGATTATCTATCGGAGCCAGGAGTTGGTAATGGCCAGCATGTTTCTCCTACTGATGAGTGGCCCTTGGTTGAGCAGCCACCTACTGCTAGTGTCCCTCTTGTCTTGGGGGCACCTGTGGCTTCCCAGCTGCATGCAGATGTAACTTATTTTTCATCCAACAGTATTGATCAGCGTCCAGAGCCTGACAGAGATGAGTTTGAGGAAGTAGAAGatggtgattttgaaaatactaGTGCAATCAGTAGGAAGATAGAGGAGGACAACTCTGGAGGTGCTTCCCTTTTCAATAGGGACATATATGATAACATTGGTTCTTACCAGCCTCTCACAAGTGGTTTTGAACGGCAGGAAGGTAAGATGCTCTACTTCTCAGTCTATGACCTggaatttgtttttggaatgtGTAGTTACAGACCAATGCAGGAGGGATTATCATGGGTTTGGTGGTAACAAAACTCAGCCTATTAACCTCTAGTTGAGGTTTAAGTTTGAgggcagccactttgtgcatttAATGCCAAAGATTATCTGTGCCCAATCTACCCCTTCCAGACACCGGTTAATGGATTAAATGGGCATAGCTTATCATTTATTTCATTCTATACAGACCATTGCACTTCAAATGATGTGTGGAGTACAATTATAATTTTgaagtgttttgaaaaaattgaaagttaCACAGCCGCTGGGAATTGTAGCAAGTTGCAAAACACTGAGTTTCTGGGGTTGTTCAGCCTATTCAAGGATTTTTTGTAGAGAATAATACATGTTCTTGGATACACGAAAGTAATACCCTTGAAACCTAATCTAGTAAGTTGAATCACAGTAATCTGGTTCTTTGTAGTATGTGTTTGACTTGTTTTTAATACGTTACAAGCATTTTATTTAAGTAGTTATGAATGTGCGtatattttttgcaaatttcttTCTTCGCTGTTTAAAACTTTTAGTTGGAAACTTTAAAAGCTTGCGTTCAGGTATATCTTTTGAGAGAGTGCGAAGAAATGCATGTTATGTTATAATTGGTTCCCATCAATACATACTAATTGTAGGCACTAAATATACTACTCCGTTCAATAGAAATATCTTGATTTTTATGACCGTAGGAAATAGACGTTATAGGGAACTAATAGATTGGTCCCTCGGAACAAAAATTATGGATCCAGCAATGGTCCAAAGGCAGTATTTTGTTATGTGGGGGGGCTTATTTTGGTTGGGATGTTAATTATGTGAGTTTGGTGAATTTCAAGTGAAAGGGAGTTCAGTAGTTTTTGGCAGACTGGGTAATCAACCCATTTCTTGTTGTACGGTTGTACCCCATGTATTTGTTATGCAGCCCCCGAGTCTGGCAGCTTCTTCTTAATTTCTAGTTTTGCTTCCTCTGAATAGCTGACAGATTGCGCcttaaattatctcaattttAGTGATTTGCGTGTAAGCAATTTAAACCACTGGTCTAGGTCACTCTGAATTTATTTACTGGTCTTATGGAATCagttagtattattatttttacttctttttccaCGGGGTACCCAATTTTCTTCGTTTATTAGTACTTTGATGGAATAGTTAGTAACTTACGTTTTTTATTATTCCCTATCCATCTCACTTCTTTTCAGTTGATAACGGTATCTCAGTATCATCAGTGAGGTCAAACATGCAGCAACTAAGTTTACAGGAGGACCTGGGGGCGCCGTCTGAAGAAGATACCCCTTCAGTAATAATTCCGAGTCACCTTCAAATCCAAAGTGCAGATTGTTCACACTTGAGCTTTGGTAGCTTTGGATCCGGTCCATTTTCATCTAGGCTGAAGAGTAACAGGGATGACTCATCTGGAGATGTAGATACTCCAGCAGTTGGGCGCTTAGACACAAGGCATATCCTTCTTTGCATTTGTTTGATAGTACCGCCATTTTACTTGCTTCTTGTTTGTTGATGATCGAATCAAAGCTATTTTGTTGCAGAACTCCTGAGTACTATGGCGATGACTCCCTCAAAACTGGCTCAGATGGAAACTTAGTTCATAGAACTGGAGCAAATGTAGGGATTTATGAGTCACCATCCACTTCACAATCTGACATGTTGAAACCGGAAAACACTGAGGCACCCCAAGAAATTCAATTCTCGTtcccttcctcttcttctgcaTACGACTTTGAAAATGGCCCACAGTTGAATGCTCCTTTTCCTCATTCTCAAACTAGACCTCAGATGCAGAATCTTGCTCCATTCCCCAGTGTAATGACCTAGACAACATGAATTTTGGTTCCCTTGGGTTTTTGTAAATGAACTGTGATCATGTGTTTTGTCTTCTGAGTTCAGTTTTTATGATGTGTTTTGGTAATAATCTTGCAACTGTCAATATGTATCTCTTGTTGAGCCGCTTTTCCTTTGCTTTCCTTCAATCATCACACTTTATAATTATGAGCATCATAGAGCCAAGCAATCTTGCCCTGGGTTCAACTTGATGGCTAAGTTCTAGGCGGAATTAGTATGGAATACTTTCATGTTTGAACCTTGAAGATGATGTGTTTGATTTCAACTTTCAAGCTGCATttagatgaatttttttggtgtgcttCAATTCTTGTAAACAGGCAATGCACGTGGTGTGTTTCATTTCATGCTGCATTTAGATTCTTTAAACGTCAGTAATTTCTTTTGTGCTAACTTTCTTTTGTGATCTGCAAGTAAGATTTGACAAGTTGTGTTAGGTAGCTAGGTTGGGTGATTTTTGTTGTTAGACCTTGTTCAAGAATTAATATCATCTGAATTTTGCACTCTGACTACATTCATTGTCAATGAAGCATGGCATGTCATGGTTGGCTACAATAAGCTTGTGCTTATTCTTGCCTCCTATGTATGCATCTGTGATAGTCTCCTAACATTGTGGACAGATGGAAACTTCGCATGTAAACTTAGTGTGAATGTTGAAATGTTAGGTAAAACACatctaaaattaagtgttctggCATCAGTTTCAATTAGATCGGGCAACTTGCTTTGACATTATTGCATTTAATTTAAATGTATTGTTAAGTTATATGACCCATTTTGctgggaaaaaaattgtgacCCATTTTTTAGTTCCCTGACAAGTTCTTGTATCTTGATTTGATGGTTTTTGTCACTGTCATAGTCATTGACATTATTTAAATCGAGAGTTAGtggagttttggttattcaaatttTAAGCTTTTTGTTCTCAATGGTTGGACAATTTTTATCTTCTTGTTCTGAGCTCTCTCTATTATCCCCCTCTTTCTATTGATCTTACTAATTTGAAGAACTGAAGATAGGTTTTCTTGGAGGTTCTCTTGAGTtgtatttttgttattaattcTCACTTCATCtttatctgtttttttttttttttttgtgtgtgttatgGCAGGCATACACAAACTCATTACCAAGCTCTTTATTGGCTGCGAGTGCTGTACCTGCAAGAGATTTGGATCTTACATACTCCCCCTTTCCCATGGCTCAATCATTGAATGCAAAGTACGGCAGCACACCTTCGTCCATCAGCGGTTCAACCATTTCCGTGGCCGAGGTACCCTCCCTCGAATCAGCTCTCTGTAGATTGTTTAGCCCATGGATAAACTTAGATATAATGTCTGACTTTCCAACTTCAGAATAAAGAAgtaccttttcaaaaaaaactgtgcAAGGAGGTAAGTGCAAGTTATTAAAAACTGCACTTCAACGCGGTTTTACAAAAATGGTCCACCATTAAGTTCCTAAGGACTAACTGGATTTGGTTTACGGAAATGGTCCACCATTAAGTCCACTGAGGTCATATCATGTCCTGAATGATTGTCATCATTTTTCCCTATAATTTCCCCTTGATCCATTTAACTGGAACCAATCAATTCTTCATGTTGATGCAGTCATCATTTTTTCTCGTGCATGTGTGAATTGTATGATGTGACATTTGGTGACTTTGTTCTGACTACTCGATACCATTTGCTTTAGAAATACATACACGATTTAATTAATTTCCCCCCCTATTTTGTCCCCTTTTTCATGCATCTTGTAGGCATGAAATGGATTATGGTGATGTGAAAATAAACTTTagtaaagagaaaaatatgCAAGGTTGTTTGGATACACTTACATGCATGAATGCAATGAAATCAAAAACaagcaaagaaaaagaaaggaagaggaGTCAATATGATTCTCCAACACTAGGACAAATTGAAGTGCAAACATCTTTGGGGGAAGCAGAAGAAGTGCTATGTTCTTAAAATAGCTAGGCACTAGTCGGGCGGAAAAGGGgtgcctagcgcctaggcgccGACCAGTCGGCTGCCTAATCTGGGCATTGGATCACCACCTAGTGCCTATGCGGGAACTAGTGCCTAGGCGTCCGATTTTTAGAACACCTAAAAGAGTAAGATAAATGGGAAAGGAAAAGACAAGAAGAACTTGTGGGGGAGGAGATAGAGGTAACCaaatttatctttattattagtTATGCCAAAAAGACAATGATAGTACAGAGGATATACTAGGTCACataacttgtcaaaaaaaaaagaaattcaaaaaagaagaagatatacTAGGTCACATAACACTCTGGTAGGACTCTCCGCTCCCGCTCTCAATTCTTGCTCTAATGAATTTTAGTTAGGGGGTTCTCTGACATAATCACACATGCTGATATACTTGTATGCCATATTATCCAATAGTGGAATAAGAGATTAAAGTTAAGTTCTTAGAAAAAACGGAATTCTTTTTCGATTCTCTGAGTGAGAAGTAGATCTCATTGGAGAGTAATTACTACTGCTCTACAAAAGAGGGAATACGACGGCAAATCTCATCATTTATGTTTCATGTGGCATCACTATTTGATGGCTCCTCTATCGTTGATAACCACTGAGGAAAAGACGATATGCTGAATTTCAGAGCATCCCCTATCTAGTGCTTATGCGATGGTGGAGGTGGCAGAAGACAAAAGAATAAGGGCTGGGAATGGTGTAGCAAGGACAGTAGACAACAATTTCCAATTTCAATGAATTTGGggcaattttctcaattttttagaacaatttttgtagtttgagaCATTAAGTGGGGTCACTTGACCCAACTTGCCCACACATGGCTCCAGGCAAGGCGAGGCACAACATGTGCTTGTTACCAGGCAAGGCAAGGCATGACACGACTTTTGCTTGTCACTGGGCTAGGCAAGGCATGGCATGGCAAGACATTCATTTTCCGTGTCGATCCGTTAACTCGAAATGACACGACTCAAACACGACGCAGCACAATGCGGTGGTGCCAACTATATGCCATGATTTGGTGCCAACTATATGCCATGATTTGGctattgttagttttttgtttgttggtttTGATAAATATGAGATTATGATGGTATTGAAAATGTTTTCATTTATGTTATGGATTAGAAGGTTGTTCATGTATAACGTTGTATGTGAGTATGTGCATTTTAGAGATTTTTAACTAAAGCAGTTAAGACTTGGGAGTGTTAACCTGAGCACTACACGATTTTAAGCAGGTTGGGTTAGAGTCAAGATGTATGAGACGTTTAAGTTAACAAGTGGGGTTACTACTTAAGAGTGTCAACGTGTGCACGACACGATTTTAAGCAGGTCGAGTTAGTGTCAAGACGTATGACATGTTTAAGTTAACAAGTGTTTTGAGACGATCCCGAAATGACATGTTTCGAACACTACACAGATGCGCACCCCTATAGGTGATGCTGGCAACTCTCATACGAAGAAAGCAGTATAGCTTCCACTGCCCTCTGCGGCTGTGCCCCAATTGTGGATGTTTGACTGCAACTTAAAATATTGGATCTCTCCAAGGCTAGTTGAAGAACTACTTTATAAGGCCAGATAATAGAATGCGTAagggaattttttattttgctttgctttgtttgatAATCAATCCATCTAAATGGAATCAGTTTGAGTTCCTAAAGAAAAGTGTTGCCCTGCTGGCTTGTAGCAAGTGTGGACTTGGACACAGATACCAAAGCATTTGTCCTGGGCCTGTCAGCTTGACaaattctttcatttcttttttcttcttgttgtagAAGGAGATGAGAACCCTGGCTTCATGGCAACACTGGACTATCTCTCTATTTATAACTAACTCTACATAACGACGTTACACAATGGTTTTATGAATGTCCTACGTGGCGTGCTTGATGGGACCCACGCTTATTCATCTTCTCTGTCCTTCCTAAACTTTCTCACTCTGACAATtgacacatctctctctctctcaatgccATGTTCGTTCCTCTTCCTCAATGTCCCTAGACCAGTTCTCACCCATCTGTATTTTCCTTGGGCTGTTGCTAAATGTGACTGCTCCCAAATTGACGGTTGATATATAGAGATTTTTATTGGGTCGATTGGGGAAGGGTTCTCCGCCAGTACTACGTTTGAAATGAGGATGGTTGTGTTGCTTTCAATGATCGATTTGGAGAAAGacaaacacacaaacacacacacacatatatataggtaGGTAGGTAGGTATCTGAAAGACATGCACAAGTTCATGCGTGGGGTTGAAGACTcaaaacaaaagtacaaaatagTCTCACGATTAGAAATTAGTACCAAACAAGATATTCCGAGCCCCACTCATAATTGTTCCAAGAATGAACCTAGTCTACAAAAGGCAAGAATCAAAAACTAAAAGCTATTTATACATATGTCGTTCCAGTTGATCATCATAGTGATATTGGGTTTGTTTTGCTTGACCAAATTACATTTACGGTGCCTTTAGTTGCGGGTTATAACTAGTTCAGCTATATGTTATGAAGTTATGTGACTTGGCAATATTTTACATACTCTGATTGTAGTATGAATCTTGGACAAATTTCCTTTTACATTCcaactttttttccttctcatagTTGTTTTATGTATGATGAATTCGTTCATTATGTATTTATTCTTTTGGTACACAAGCAGGCTTTGAAAACAGTTGGCTTTGCGTCAACTCCACAAACAACACCGGCACAGGGCCCTGCTCTTCCCCAACACCTTGCGGCACACCCTTATTCCCAACCTACTCTTCCTCTGGGGCCATTTGCCAACATGATTGGTTATCCTTTCATGCCTCAGAACTATACGTATGTGCCACCTGGTTTCCAACAAGCATTTGCTGAAAACAGTACATACCATCAGTCTCTGGCAGCAGTGCTTCCACAATATAGAAACAGTATTTCTGTTAGCAGCCTTCCTCAGTCGAATGCTATTGCTTCTGGGTATGGCAGCGTCGGAAATTCAACCAGCATTCCAGGGAACTTTTCTGTGAACCTGCCTGCTGCCCCTGGACCCACAAGCATTGGATATGATGATAGTATGAGCTCTCAGTACAAGGACAACAATTATATGCTCTCTCTTCAGCAGGTACCTGTTTTGCATTTATACAAGGATACTAATATacggaagaagaaaaacaagaaaattttggGCACATCTTATCTTTAAACAATGATTACATCTCTACACATGTCCTAGCTTGAAAGGATTGTTGATAGGTACAGAAGTTCGTCCTTAGATTCTACTTTCTACTAATATACCAAGAGGACAAGAACACAAAAATTCcgctctatttcttttttctggtcAATCGGAAATTCATAGATTAAATTAGCTAAACAGATTCATTACAACGGTACAGTAGCATCGAAACTGCAGGCGAATACAAGACATGAACTAGTGTAAACTAACAGAAGGTAGCACTTAGGTTCTCAGGTGTCCAACTCCCAAACAGTCGGCTCTCTTTGAAGTTATGTAATGCTAATGTCTATGCCAAAATTGAAtagttttctttgtttctcaGTTTTCCATTACCTGCTTCAGTTAATAGACCTTTCAAtccattttttaacttttttgataAGACCAGTTAAGATCTGGTTTTGGCCggtcaaaaaaaagagagttaagaTCTGTTTTGAGATTAGCACACGCATCATGTACGGATTTTCGTAGATAAGTATTTTGTGTAGTTTTAaactgttctctctctctctctctctctctctctctctctccccctttctctctctgtctgtgtTTTTAGTACCCTTTTGGCTCTAGTTATGGGCATTTTTCTAGAATACAGAAAAAGAAGCAAAGATTAAGGTGCATGCGATCCTTTCTCATACCACATGTgattgtttgaactttgaacggACGGATACTTGACAGACAGACAGACGtgcgtataaaaaaattattttgtgcgGTCAAGAAATGTTTTGCATCCTTTCTATTATTTTCcctttgtttcctttttgaaacTCTCAATTCTCTAAAGTTTTATCCTTGTCTCCTGTTTTGGGCAGAATGAGAACTCAGGTATGTGGGTTCATGGGTCTGGTTCCAGAACAGTATCCTCTGTTCCAGCCAGCGCATATTTTAGCTTGCAGGGACAGAATCAGCAACCTTCTGGATATCGGCAAACTCAACAGGAGCCTTCACAGAATTATGGAGCTCATAGTTATCCAAATTTCTACTATTCCAACTCTGGAATCTCGCTGGACCACCAGCAGCAAAACCCTAGA
The sequence above is a segment of the Rhododendron vialii isolate Sample 1 chromosome 13a, ASM3025357v1 genome. Coding sequences within it:
- the LOC131314092 gene encoding uncharacterized protein LOC131314092, whose product is MSSRGSSNGGGVGIQAAIPSPSRKMVQSLREIVNCPEPEIYAMLSECNMDPNEAVSRLLSQDPFHEVKSKREKKKENKDTTESRSRGISNTSSRWGKGGTDRYDGRSSSTQYNYSDSGALHGRPAYKKENGTNNYASPSFVASAVAGNNTSQQPSAHRLVSNLLLRFVVVFTLKQVVEAYEYDIQMCLLRKVTISVRIVPYGTPNSLASINNFVFWIVKDNGLTVIGCVKYCKTHATIKENCSSRSALALVVLSSWYNLLPGSICNFCNFFSNCPNVGCTWQMFHWRISSHDMPKSYDNINELQCLFSSLHLWFSCSNIVTTEYKASTVGTSDGMSSLLSSGYQPSWSGVPGQVSMADIVKMGRPHGKASGTTNTSHYGVNEPHSNGSRCNLRSSEDYLSEPGVGNGQHVSPTDEWPLVEQPPTASVPLVLGAPVASQLHADVTYFSSNSIDQRPEPDRDEFEEVEDGDFENTSAISRKIEEDNSGGASLFNRDIYDNIGSYQPLTSGFERQEVDNGISVSSVRSNMQQLSLQEDLGAPSEEDTPSVIIPSHLQIQSADCSHLSFGSFGSGPFSSRLKSNRDDSSGDVDTPAVGRLDTRTPEYYGDDSLKTGSDGNLVHRTGANVGIYESPSTSQSDMLKPENTEAPQEIQFSFPSSSSAYDFENGPQLNAPFPHSQTRPQMQNLAPFPSAYTNSLPSSLLAASAVPARDLDLTYSPFPMAQSLNAKYGSTPSSISGSTISVAEALKTVGFASTPQTTPAQGPALPQHLAAHPYSQPTLPLGPFANMIGYPFMPQNYTYVPPGFQQAFAENSTYHQSLAAVLPQYRNSISVSSLPQSNAIASGYGSVGNSTSIPGNFSVNLPAAPGPTSIGYDDSMSSQYKDNNYMLSLQQNENSGMWVHGSGSRTVSSVPASAYFSLQGQNQQPSGYRQTQQEPSQNYGAHSYPNFYYSNSGISLDHQQQNPRDGLLGSSQGQPSKQSQQMWQNGY